A segment of the Candidatus Nitrososphaera gargensis Ga9.2 genome:
GCTGCCATGGGAAGGCTGTTTGTCTCAGAAAGGCTGGTTGACTCGTACATCGTAGCGCCAGACAGCACGTTGCTGAGAGCCAAGAGTAGGCGCGTCTGGCACAAATCATCCATGAAAAAAGGAGAGGTCCACATTCTGGCATAGACACCTATGCCAGGTGGGGTTTCAGCCATACCAGAGGATGGATATTTGGATACAAGCTGCACATAACGTCAAGCAATGGCAGCCTGATTGTACCGTTTTCTGCTGATTTTACCCCAGCCAATGTATTTGACAACCAGCTGTACGTTCCAATGGCATCCAACCTGCCGCCCGGGGTGCGGTATATGCAGCAGGCGATTCTGGATATGACGACTACAAGCTGTACGAGTACAGCAGCGATGTCCTCGGAATAGACCTCGTCTGTCCAATAACAAGGTACGAGCATACCCCGGCTGACAGGCTGGAACTGATGCATTTTTATGAATCTGAAATAGGGCAGGCAATCTACAGCTGGAGGAGCATATCTGTAGATGTAGAGCTGCTGATAGAGCATGTCAAATCCGTGTTCAGAATCGACCCACTGCCAGTACGCGGGTACCACAAGGCGGCAGCTGCAGTGCTGTTATCTGTACTGCTATACCAGGTAATGGTCTATTACAACTGCAAAACTGGCGTTGACAATCCGACATCTGTCAAGTACATGATAGGGAGCTACTGATGACAGGAACAGGGATGGAGGAGAACGGTGTTGAATTATGCCCAAGCCTCAGTTAATTACTTTATAGACAGCTGATTCACCACTTTTAAATGCAAGCCGGAGATTTGGATTTTCATCAAATAACTTAAGATAATCTTGCTGACTTAGATCAGTTTTATACTTATATTCAGGTCGAAGTATTCCACCTTTCAAGACAGGGTTCCAATAGTCCAAGTAAACTTGGCTAGACGAAACAAAGATGTATGAAGCATTGTATTTTTGCAATAATGCTTGGTGCGCTTGATAGTTTCTTGGCTCGAGAAAAATGGTAGTTAATTCTAATGATCTATGAGCAAATTCATTATCGATAGGGACATCAGAAGCGAAGGACTGACTGACAATTGCAATTTCACTAGTGACATTTTGTGCAGCAACACTCGTAAGAAAGAGCCCCTGAAATGTCATGTCGTTAACAACAAGATCTTTCCGACTAACATTATTTGAAATCCATTCCATCACTCTTCGGTCATCTGCAGTTGGAACCTGCCAGTTTCCAGGATTAAAATAAAATGCAAATATCAACATTACAGCAATTCCTATCGCCAACAAGGAATATTGAGTATATCGCAGTAAAGCACATACTCTGTAATGTTTTGAAATGTTTGCCAAGATGACATATGAGGCCACAATAGAAATTCCAAATAGTGTAGGCCATATGCGACGTGTTGGAAACATCCATAATGATTGCCAGTCTATTGGAATGAAGACGTTAAAGAGCATTGGGATAAAGAGCGTTAGCATTGACAATATTATGCCTGTAGCCAATGAATCAGGTTTCAAGAAAATCAACCAGAATGGAGCCAAGATTATTACTAGATAGATCGTATCAATGTCATCTTTAGTAACTGTGTACGTTTTCATCCTAAGTTTAAAATCGTTTATTGTCTGTGAGATGATAT
Coding sequences within it:
- a CDS encoding transposase yields the protein MQPAARGAVYAAGDSGYDDYKLYEYSSDVLGIDLVCPITRYEHTPADRLELMHFYESEIGQAIYSWRSISVDVELLIEHVKSVFRIDPLPVRGYHKAAAAVLLSVLLYQVMVYYNCKTGVDNPTSVKYMIGSY